One segment of Pleuronectes platessa chromosome 21, fPlePla1.1, whole genome shotgun sequence DNA contains the following:
- the wnt3 gene encoding proto-oncogene Wnt-3, translating to MDLYLIGYLMCVWLSSSRVLGGYPIWWSLALGQQYSSLGSQPILCGSIPGLVPKQLRFCRNYIEIMPSVAEGVKLGIQECQHQFRGRRWNCTTIKDNLAIFGPVLDKATRESAFVHAIASAGVAFAVTRSCAEGTSTMCGCDSHHKGPPGEGWKWGGCSEDAEFGVLVSREFADARENRPDARSAMNRHNNEAGRTTILDHMHLRCKCHGLSGSCEVKTCWWAQPDFRMLGDYLKDKYDSASEMVVEKHRESRGWVETLRVKYAFFKHPTERDLVYYEGSPNFCEPNTETGSFGTRDRVCNVSSHGIEGCDLLCCGRGHNTRTEKRKEKCHCIFHWCCYVSCQECVRVYDVHTCK from the exons ATGGATTTGTATCTGATTGGatatttgatgtgtgtgtggttgtccaGCTCGCGGGTGCTTGGAGGCTATCCCATCTGGTG GTCCCTGGCCCTCGGGCAGCAGTACTCCTCTCTGGGCTCCCAACCCATCCTGTGCGGCTCCATCCCCGGCCTGGTGCCCAAGCAGCTGCGCTTCTGCCGCAACTACATCGAGATCATGCCCAGCGTGGCGGAAGGCGTGAAGCTGGGGATCCAGGAGTGCCAGCACCAGTTCAGGGGCCGGCGATGGAACTGCACCACCATCAAGGACAACCTCGCCATCTTTGGCCCAGTGCTAGACAAAG CGACCAGAGAGTCAGCGTTTGTGCACGCCATCGCCTCGGCCGGCGTCGCCTTCGCAGTGACGCGCTCCTGCGCCGAGGGCACGTCCACCATGTGCGGCTGCGACTCCCATCACAAGGGCCCCCCCGGCGAGGGCTGGAAGTGGGGCGGCTGCAGCGAGGACGCGGAGTTCGGGGTCCTGGTGTCCAGAGAGTTTGCCGACGCCAGAGAGAACCGCCCTGATGCTCGCTCGGCAATGAACCGGCACAACAACGAGGCCGGACGCACG acCATCCTGGACCACATGCACCTGCGCTGCAAGTGCCACGGGCTGTCGGGCAGCTGCGAGGTGAAGACCTGCTGGTGGGCGCAGCCGGACTTCCGCATGCTGGGCGACTACCTGAAGGACAAGTACGACAGCGCCTcggagatggtggtggagaaGCACCGGGAGTCCCGCGGCTGGGTGGAGACGCTGCGGGTCAAGTACGCCTTCTTCAAGCACCCCACCGAGCGCGACCTGGTCTACTACGAGGGCTCGCCCAACTTCTGCGAGCCCAACACGGAGACGGGCTCGTTCGGGACGCGCGACCGGGTCTGCAACGTGTCGTCCCACGGCATCGAGGGCTGCGACCTGCTGTGCTGCGGCCGCGGCCACAACACCCGGACTGAGAAACGCAAGGAGAAGTGTCACTGCATCTTCCACTGGTGCTGCTACGTCAGCTGCCAGGAGTGCGTGCGCGTCTACGACGTGCACACGTGCAAGTGA